In Leptospira bouyouniensis, the following proteins share a genomic window:
- a CDS encoding helix-turn-helix transcriptional regulator: protein MFATNNMQTDFHSHYAATLAISLDNNITIETELGKEEYRVALVGPNTYHRTVSPGVQMIALLIDPETYEFGSISKSISSGEVKRLDIRKFLHLIESLKLLYYGELNNLEATQLQLKLLRTVYPFEELNISIDPRIQKIAKKIRLEIPNKILMKELGKDFSISEDRLIRLFKENLGIPLRRYLLWVRILRAVKEIKEGNNLTDAAHAAGFSDSAHFSRTFKENFGFIPSQFFGHLKTAEVRFCDSFGNEE, encoded by the coding sequence ATGTTTGCAACGAACAATATGCAGACAGATTTTCATTCACATTATGCAGCCACATTAGCAATTTCATTAGATAACAATATTACAATCGAAACTGAATTAGGAAAGGAAGAATATCGTGTTGCTTTAGTTGGACCAAATACTTATCATAGAACCGTTTCACCGGGTGTACAGATGATTGCATTATTGATTGATCCAGAAACATACGAATTTGGATCTATCTCTAAATCTATTTCTTCAGGCGAAGTAAAACGATTAGACATTCGAAAATTTTTACATCTAATCGAATCTTTAAAGTTATTGTATTATGGTGAGTTAAATAATTTAGAAGCAACACAACTTCAGCTTAAATTACTTAGGACTGTTTATCCTTTTGAAGAACTAAATATTTCAATCGACCCAAGAATACAAAAAATCGCTAAAAAAATTCGATTAGAAATTCCGAACAAAATTTTAATGAAAGAGCTTGGAAAAGATTTTTCAATTTCAGAAGACAGATTGATTCGATTGTTCAAAGAGAATCTTGGGATTCCACTCCGAAGGTATTTATTGTGGGTTCGCATTTTACGTGCTGTGAAAGAAATAAAAGAAGGAAACAATTTAACAGACGCTGCACATGCTGCCGGTTTTTCTGATTCAGCACATTTTTCGAGAACATTTAAGGAGAATTTCGGATTTATACCTTCACAATTTTTTGGTCATCTCAAAACCGCAGAAGTTAGATTTTGCGATTCGTTTGGTAACGAAGAATAA
- a CDS encoding carboxypeptidase M32 — protein sequence MALPQALENYRKQYRKIKIFQDISSVLHWDSEVMMPVEGREYRSSQIAAVAELTHEWMTDKSFLEQIQSAKLSVKDLPESERPMWNRELEILMEEKEKADKLPSEFVADFAKLTNLAHAEWAEAKKEKNFKLFSKRLEELVNLSKKQADYFGYTTEPYDALLDSYEKGAKANQIQSLFSDLKNSLIPIVSKAPHFESPFKNPISIAKQTKFCNRLPAILGLTTKESRLDISNHPFSTSLGKGDKRITTRYSESDPLSSIFGVLHETGHSLYESGLSKMPDWPNPLTEYLSLGIHESQSRLWENQVGRSLPFWEFMYPILLNDFEMSEKELPFQQLYQYINSTEKSKIRVEADQVTYNLHIILRFEIERDLINGKIQVNELPEIWNSKMKESFGMTIENDAEGVLQDIHWSMGAFGYFPTYTLGNIFSAQFYKKFTEEYPNSHNKFSANGDFSDLLNWLRKNIHSKGKILKIENLVQEATGESANAKYLISYLEEKVKEVSISN from the coding sequence ATGGCCCTCCCACAAGCACTCGAAAATTACCGAAAACAATATCGAAAAATTAAAATTTTCCAAGACATTTCATCCGTTCTCCATTGGGACTCGGAAGTGATGATGCCTGTCGAGGGTCGTGAATATAGGTCCAGCCAAATCGCCGCAGTTGCGGAACTCACCCATGAATGGATGACGGACAAATCATTTTTGGAACAAATCCAAAGTGCAAAACTATCTGTCAAAGACCTCCCTGAATCAGAAAGGCCAATGTGGAATCGTGAATTGGAAATTTTAATGGAGGAGAAAGAAAAAGCTGATAAGTTACCTTCAGAGTTTGTCGCCGATTTTGCAAAGTTAACAAATTTAGCTCATGCTGAATGGGCAGAAGCAAAAAAGGAAAAAAACTTCAAATTGTTTTCAAAACGATTAGAAGAACTTGTAAATTTATCAAAAAAACAAGCGGATTATTTTGGTTATACGACTGAACCGTATGATGCATTGTTAGATTCATATGAAAAAGGTGCCAAAGCAAATCAAATTCAATCCTTGTTTTCGGATCTAAAAAATTCGCTAATACCAATTGTAAGTAAAGCTCCTCATTTTGAAAGTCCCTTCAAAAATCCCATTTCTATCGCAAAACAAACCAAATTCTGCAATCGTCTTCCGGCAATCCTTGGACTTACAACAAAAGAATCTCGATTAGATATTAGCAATCATCCATTTTCGACAAGTTTAGGAAAAGGTGATAAAAGAATCACAACTCGTTATTCAGAATCAGATCCATTATCGTCCATCTTTGGTGTGTTACATGAAACCGGACATTCATTATATGAATCAGGTCTGTCAAAAATGCCTGACTGGCCAAATCCATTGACGGAATACTTAAGTTTGGGAATACATGAATCACAGAGCCGACTATGGGAAAACCAAGTTGGCCGCTCCTTACCATTTTGGGAATTCATGTATCCAATTTTATTGAATGATTTCGAAATGTCTGAAAAAGAACTCCCTTTTCAACAATTATACCAATACATCAATAGTACAGAAAAATCAAAAATTAGAGTAGAAGCTGACCAAGTAACATATAACCTTCATATCATTTTACGATTTGAAATTGAAAGAGATTTGATTAATGGTAAAATCCAAGTAAATGAATTACCTGAAATTTGGAATTCAAAAATGAAAGAAAGTTTCGGTATGACCATTGAAAATGATGCAGAAGGAGTTTTGCAAGACATTCATTGGTCGATGGGAGCATTTGGTTACTTTCCAACATATACATTAGGAAATATTTTTAGTGCTCAATTTTACAAAAAATTCACAGAAGAATATCCAAATTCGCATAACAAGTTTTCTGCGAATGGTGATTTTTCAGATTTATTAAATTGGTTAAGGAAAAACATCCACTCCAAAGGGAAAATTTTAAAAATAGAAAATTTGGTGCAGGAAGCAACTGGAGAATCTGCCAATGCAAAATATCTCATTTCATATTTAGAAGAAAAGGTAAAAGAAGTTTCAATTTCTAATTAA
- a CDS encoding SMP-30/gluconolactonase/LRE family protein, translating into MKYLLCTNSILLFYFLSFFGCNTNNIKIGKPYQLGNVPISIKNVTKPDPFIEHLNISFPELPGHDDLIFDQKNQVAYASGMDGWIWKLDFKTKSAEAWVKPPVNPAGLQFSNNKQESILTCASRLGGMDYADKSGVGLYEINIKTKTVHPLILNLPKIEKDEFEIVYQESKRPIFSLNKLNESISRAFSLCNDLAVSKDGNRIYISEPFERPNAAMGSGAVPEAIGLYPHGKLWMYDRKHNTISLIMNGFTFVDGIVIASHSSTKEESVIITETTKFRIIKANISGKKEGTFEVLFENLPGLADGLERDAKGRIWVGIIKPRSGLINFIHNNPWIKSFLLSLPQKLLPIAKKTGILVLDPSGSNALYYTLHDGSKIKDISVAVPHEDIIYLPSFDNSSHGLYSISINKFELGESK; encoded by the coding sequence ATGAAATATTTATTATGTACCAATTCAATTCTTTTGTTCTACTTTCTTTCATTTTTTGGATGTAATACAAACAACATTAAAATTGGGAAACCTTATCAACTGGGAAACGTTCCTATCTCAATCAAAAATGTAACAAAACCAGATCCGTTCATTGAACACTTAAATATTAGTTTTCCAGAGTTACCTGGGCATGATGATCTTATCTTTGATCAAAAAAATCAAGTTGCCTATGCCTCAGGAATGGATGGATGGATTTGGAAATTGGATTTCAAAACAAAATCTGCTGAAGCCTGGGTAAAACCTCCTGTGAATCCAGCAGGATTACAATTTTCAAACAATAAACAAGAATCTATCCTGACTTGTGCCTCACGGTTAGGTGGAATGGATTATGCAGATAAGAGTGGTGTTGGACTATATGAGATCAATATCAAAACAAAAACTGTACATCCTTTGATACTAAACTTACCAAAAATAGAAAAAGATGAATTTGAAATTGTTTATCAAGAATCAAAACGACCAATTTTTTCTCTAAATAAATTAAACGAATCAATTTCTAGAGCATTTTCATTATGTAACGATCTGGCTGTATCTAAAGATGGGAACAGAATTTACATATCAGAACCCTTTGAACGGCCTAACGCAGCCATGGGAAGTGGGGCAGTACCAGAAGCTATTGGATTATATCCACATGGTAAATTATGGATGTATGATCGAAAACATAATACAATTTCACTGATCATGAATGGATTTACCTTTGTCGATGGGATAGTCATTGCGTCTCATTCCAGTACGAAAGAGGAGTCTGTCATCATAACAGAAACAACAAAATTTAGAATCATCAAAGCAAATATAAGTGGCAAAAAAGAAGGAACTTTTGAAGTTCTGTTTGAAAATCTTCCTGGATTAGCTGATGGATTAGAACGAGATGCCAAAGGAAGGATCTGGGTTGGAATCATAAAACCTCGATCTGGTCTAATTAATTTTATTCACAACAATCCTTGGATAAAATCATTTTTGTTATCACTTCCACAAAAACTTTTACCGATTGCGAAAAAAACAGGAATACTCGTTTTGGACCCTTCAGGAAGCAATGCTTTGTACTACACATTACATGATGGATCAAAAATTAAGGATATCTCCGTTGCTGTCCCACATGAAGACATTATTTACCTCCCTTCGTTTGACAACTCTTCACATGGATTGTATTCCATTTCGATCAATAAATTTGAATTAGGCGAATCGAAATGA
- a CDS encoding M24 family metallopeptidase, which yields MPLLHEKGFLSKISSKLSKLKSESIHIPSLEEKNGFLKAQKLAYDCVTTIEKEMLPGWTEKQTTKRMDEYLRDHGVKVFLHRPFAWFGEHARFDGYKRFTQFHPSNKRLLEEEPFILDVSPVVDGYIGDIGYSTCLVKNQELDSGMKYLLKLREEIPKYFSSSMSPSEIWWKIDSDAKNSGFDNIHSLYPFAVLGHRVYKVNLPNISFPLLPVSFASWFSLQASYEFLSHKVLPELLTPDHEGEKVGLWAIEPHLGKGKTGFKFEEILVVEKDKSYWLDDEVPHVKKYQSLKETI from the coding sequence ATGCCCTTACTCCATGAAAAAGGATTCTTATCAAAAATATCCTCAAAACTTTCGAAGTTAAAATCAGAATCGATTCATATTCCTTCTCTCGAGGAAAAAAACGGTTTTTTAAAAGCACAAAAATTAGCATACGACTGTGTCACAACCATTGAAAAAGAAATGTTACCTGGTTGGACTGAAAAACAAACCACAAAACGTATGGATGAATATTTACGAGATCATGGAGTCAAAGTATTTTTACATAGACCGTTTGCTTGGTTTGGTGAACACGCAAGATTTGATGGATATAAACGATTCACACAATTTCATCCTAGTAACAAACGATTGTTAGAAGAAGAACCTTTTATCTTAGATGTGTCACCTGTTGTCGATGGGTATATTGGTGATATAGGTTATTCAACTTGTTTAGTTAAAAATCAAGAATTAGATTCTGGTATGAAATATCTTTTGAAACTTCGAGAGGAAATTCCAAAATATTTTTCATCTTCGATGTCTCCTTCAGAAATCTGGTGGAAAATCGATTCAGATGCTAAAAATTCAGGTTTCGATAATATACATTCTTTGTATCCATTTGCTGTTCTTGGCCATAGGGTTTATAAGGTAAACCTACCCAATATTTCTTTTCCATTATTACCTGTTAGTTTCGCAAGTTGGTTTAGTTTACAAGCTTCATATGAATTTTTATCTCATAAGGTTTTGCCCGAACTACTCACTCCTGATCACGAAGGTGAAAAAGTTGGTTTATGGGCAATTGAACCACATTTAGGTAAAGGCAAAACCGGATTTAAATTTGAAGAGATATTGGTCGTAGAAAAAGACAAATCCTACTGGTTAGATGATGAAGTACCACATGTTAAAAAATACCAATCTTTAAAGGAAACTATATGA
- a CDS encoding iron chaperone, producing the protein MNQKLPANIDEYINSFPKDVQLILSNIRKVIRKVAPNATEAMRYAIPTFIENGNLVHFAAFKKHIGFYALPSGNLAFQKEISKYKNGKGSIQFPLDEPIPYTLIKKIVQFRLKENLGKIKKKVQKKKAIKLKHPITKK; encoded by the coding sequence ATGAATCAAAAATTGCCTGCAAATATCGATGAATATATCAATTCTTTTCCAAAGGATGTACAATTGATTCTTTCTAATATCAGAAAGGTCATTCGAAAAGTGGCACCAAATGCGACTGAAGCAATGAGGTATGCAATTCCAACATTCATAGAGAACGGAAATCTTGTTCATTTTGCTGCATTTAAAAAACATATTGGTTTTTATGCTCTTCCTTCTGGGAATCTCGCTTTCCAGAAGGAAATTTCAAAATATAAAAATGGGAAAGGATCGATTCAATTCCCTCTGGATGAACCTATACCATATACCTTAATCAAAAAAATAGTCCAATTTAGACTAAAAGAAAACTTAGGGAAAATAAAGAAAAAAGTTCAAAAAAAAAAGGCTATAAAATTAAAACATCCAATCACAAAGAAGTAA
- a CDS encoding DUF423 domain-containing protein has translation MKLVKKQSNLVLILLICFSGFLAVAIGAFGAHGLKKIISPELMVTFETGNRYHFYHTIVAILTFMIMLMAEMNEASTKSQKYFKISAWLFLAGIFVFSFSLYTLAITGIKILGAITPFGGVSFLLGWIFLSLGMYYFLVPKKY, from the coding sequence ATGAAACTTGTCAAGAAGCAATCCAACTTAGTACTGATCTTACTAATTTGTTTCTCTGGATTTTTAGCAGTTGCTATAGGCGCATTTGGAGCGCATGGATTAAAAAAAATCATCTCACCTGAACTTATGGTAACCTTTGAAACAGGGAATCGTTATCATTTTTACCATACTATCGTTGCCATATTAACATTTATGATTATGTTAATGGCAGAAATGAATGAAGCTTCCACAAAAAGCCAAAAGTATTTTAAAATCTCTGCCTGGCTGTTTTTAGCTGGGATTTTTGTTTTTTCATTTAGCTTGTATACGCTTGCCATAACAGGGATTAAAATCCTAGGAGCAATCACTCCTTTTGGAGGAGTGAGTTTTTTATTGGGTTGGATTTTCTTAAGTTTGGGAATGTATTATTTTTTGGTTCCGAAAAAATACTGA